The Aminithiophilus ramosus genome contains a region encoding:
- a CDS encoding DUF2442 domain-containing protein, translating to MAEKRGGRRVAFIRSIVPLNDWRLFVEMETGSVIVVDVSRKLNTARYGDLRDVALFRAVATDGDVISWGDGRVIVTVRELMDVVFCDVHPLSEGMGEGGR from the coding sequence ATGGCGGAAAAGAGAGGAGGGAGAAGGGTGGCCTTCATAAGGTCTATCGTTCCTCTGAACGATTGGCGTCTCTTCGTGGAGATGGAGACGGGCAGCGTCATCGTCGTCGACGTGAGCCGGAAGCTGAATACGGCTCGCTACGGTGACTTGCGTGACGTCGCGCTCTTCCGCGCCGTCGCTACCGACGGCGACGTCATTTCCTGGGGCGACGGACGAGTGATCGTCACGGTCCGCGAGCTGATGGATGTCGTTTTCTGCGACGTCCATCCCTTGTCCGAGGGGATGGGAGAGGGAGGCAGATAG